The sequence ACACCCATATTGTGGCTGACCATTTGCTTGATAAGAGTAACATCATCAGATTTGAAAAAAATCTGAGCCTGATTTTGATAGGTTTGATTAAGATAATCAAATGCCTTTAGATGGACATTGTGTTCATCTAAAAGAATAAAATTTTCTTTTAAGACATCAGAAAAAGCTAAGGCTTTTTTTCTTTTAGCCAATAAATGATCTTTAGAAACAATGAGATAGAGTTTCCGATGAAGGATTTTTTTGATAACTAATTCATCATGGTAAAAGGGCTCTATTGTCCCAATTAAACTGAGATCCAGCTCTCCTTGTAATAGTTGCTCCAATAACTCAACAGAACCTCCTCGAATGGAGCGAATACGCTTCAGAAAAGCTAAGTCTTGATTGGTTTCTTTAAGCAGCGACAATAAATAATTAATAATAATGGGTGGGCATCCTAAGGTAGAATAGTGAGCCAGTGAACGGTTCATCTCCTTTTGGGCAGAACTAATTTCCGGCAGAATTCTCTCAAGGTGACGCTTCAAAATATTTCCTTGCTGCGTCAAAGCAAAAGTACGATGAGAGGGGTCCTTAACAATAAGGTCACAATTAAATTGTTCCTCTAATCTTTTGACAGAATAGGAAACAGAAGGCTGGCTAATTTGAAATTTTTCAGCAACCTTAGTGAAGGACTGTAATTGTGACAGGTGATAAAAATACTTTAAATCTTTAATATTCATTGTTAACCTTTCTATTATTTTTACAGTTTAGCATATTTTTGGCATTTAGGTATTTTAAAGATTGTTATAAGTATTTTTTATCCGTTATCTAAGGTTTGACTATAAGGCCATTTGTTTCATACAATGAATTGTAAAGTCAACTTCCAAGTGGTTTAAAAGTAACAGAAATAGTGGTTTTTTCTTTTGCTCTTAATCGAGATTATCAATAATCTCTTCAAAAATAGCAATGAAGGTTTGTTGTTTTCTCTTGGGAAGTTGCTTTATTTTCATATTAAGGCGTTTTAAAGTTAATTGTTTCTCGGAATTGATTGTTCCTTCAAGACTGTTAAAGTCAAAAAAATCTTCCGGTGTCATACCTAGTGCTTCAATCACTTTTTCAAGCGTCTGCAAGCTGAGATTATGGTTTTGATTTTCAATCTGATTGATATATTTCAATCCTAATCCAGCTTTTTCAGACAAACTTTCTTGGCTGATGCCTTGTGCTTGCCGATGATACCTTACTTTATTTGCAACATATTTTTGGAGATAGCTTTTTTTCTTCATAATTAAAGAATACAAGTTTAAAAGCAAATAGTTAACTTTTTATACAATACTATGTATCTTATATGATACATTTTATGCTATAATATGATCAATAAATATAAGGAGGTGCAGAAAATGTATGCACATGACATTTTAAACAATCCTTTTTTGAATAAAGGGACTGCTTTTACCATGGAAGAACGTAAGAAATTTGGACTTATTGGTCTCTTGCCCCCTCACGTTCAGACTCTTAAAGAGCAAGCAGAGCAGACTTATGCGCAAATGCAAACTAAAGCTAATAATTTGGAAAAACGTCTTTTCTTGATGGAGATTTTTAATACCAATCGGACACTTTTCTACTATCTCTTCTCTCAACATTTGGCAGAATTGAATCCAATTATTTACGATCCAACCATCGCAGATACG comes from Streptococcus troglodytae and encodes:
- a CDS encoding helix-turn-helix domain-containing protein, which translates into the protein MKKKSYLQKYVANKVRYHRQAQGISQESLSEKAGLGLKYINQIENQNHNLSLQTLEKVIEALGMTPEDFFDFNSLEGTINSEKQLTLKRLNMKIKQLPKRKQQTFIAIFEEIIDNLD
- the mleR gene encoding LysR family transcriptional regulator MleR, whose translation is MNIKDLKYFYHLSQLQSFTKVAEKFQISQPSVSYSVKRLEEQFNCDLIVKDPSHRTFALTQQGNILKRHLERILPEISSAQKEMNRSLAHYSTLGCPPIIINYLLSLLKETNQDLAFLKRIRSIRGGSVELLEQLLQGELDLSLIGTIEPFYHDELVIKKILHRKLYLIVSKDHLLAKRKKALAFSDVLKENFILLDEHNVHLKAFDYLNQTYQNQAQIFFKSDDVTLIKQMVSHNMGVSLLTDISLTKQDHHLVKIPFKENNKLGFYVNYAYLKSSTLTPEIKHLVDLLDKIAQSF